The following are from one region of the Coffea eugenioides isolate CCC68of chromosome 2, Ceug_1.0, whole genome shotgun sequence genome:
- the LOC113760909 gene encoding ATP phosphoribosyltransferase 2, chloroplastic, with amino-acid sequence MSAIQSLSPQFLYSSASVTVKFSVKFTVSRCSLAPSPVTVANENAEKRPQERNEIRLGVPSKGRMAADTLDLLKDCQLSVKQVNPRQYVAEIPQIPNLEVWFQRPKDVVRKLVSGDLDLGMVGLDTVHEYGQGDEDLIIIHDALDFGDCRLSLAIPKYGIFENVNSIKDLAQMPQWTPERPLRVATGFTYMGPKFMKEVGLKYVTFSTADGALEAAPAMGIADAIVDLVSSGTTLRENNLKEIEGGVILESQAVLVASRKSLVQRKGVLDVTHEMLERFEAHLRASGQFTVTANMRGSSAEEVADRVLSQPSLSGLQGPTVSPVFSKGGGVLPDYYAMVICVPKRALYKSVQQLRAIGGSGVLVSPLTYIFDEETPRWRELLSKLGL; translated from the exons atgTCAGCTATCCAATCACTATCTCCGCAGTTTCTTTATTCTTCAGCTTCTGTTACTGTTAAATTTTCAGTAAAATTTACCGTCTCGCGTTGTTCATTGGCGCCTTCACCAGTTACTGTGGCAAATGAAAATGCCGAGAAAAGGCCGCaggaaagaaatgaaattcGCCTCGGCGTGCCGAGTAAAGGTCGTATGGCCGCCGACACTCTCGATCTTCTCAAG GATTGTCAATTGTCGGTGAAGCAAGTAAATCCACGGCAGTATGTCGCGGAAATTCCTCAG ATCCCGAACTTAGAAGTTTGGTTTCAGCGGCCAAAAGATGTTGTAAGAAAATTAGTGTCTGGAGACCTTGACCTTGGTATGGTTGGTCTTGATACAGTTCATGAATATGGTCAG GGGGATGAAGATCTCATCATCATTCACGATGCTCTAGATTTTGGAGATTGCCGTCTATCCCTAGCT ATACCCAAGTATGGGATTTTTGAAAATGTGAATTCCATAAAGGATCTTGCACAAATGCCACAATGGACACCTGAGAGACCCTTGAGAGTTGCCACTGGCTTCACCTAT ATGGGTCCTAAATTTATGAAAGAGGTTGGATTAAAGTATGTAACCTTTTCAACAGCTGATGGAGCCCTAGAAGCAGCTCCTGCA ATGGGGATCGCTGATGCTATAGTGGATCTTGTAAGCAGTGGAACTACTTTGAGAGAaaacaatttgaaagaaattgaaGGCGGAGTTATTTTGGAAAGTCAG GCTGTTCTCGTTGCTAGCAGAAAGTCATTGGTCCAGAGAAAAGGCGTGCTTGATGTAACTCATGAAATGCTTGAAAGATTTGAGGCACACTTGAGGGCTAGCGGTCAGTTCACG GTAACTGCCAATATGAGGGGAAGTAGTGCAGAGGAAGTAGCTGATCGAGTACTAAGCCAACCATCATTATCTGGTTTGCAG GGACCCACTGTAAGTCCAGTTTTCAGCAAAGGCGGGGGGGTACTGCCTGATTATTATGCTATGGTTATATGTGTACCAAAGAGAGCACTATACAAGTCCGTTCAACAGCTGAGGGCG ATTGGAGGCAGTGGTGTCTTGGTTTCTCCCCTGACCTATATCTTTGATGAGGAGACTCCCAGATGGCGCGAGCTTCTTTCAAAATTGG